The DNA segment gggtcagcagagatccaatgagcttatcatacttgtaggtggttaagtcctgagcttcttcaacagcagtcttcttagcttgccagctttagGGAagacttagtatcttcttcacttgttcttcttcagtgaagttcttgccaagtctcttgagcttgttgattatattggtgaatcttgagttcatcttAGAGATGCCTTCACCACTGTTCATTtagaacagctcgtacaaccgcatatgttggttcaccttggactccttgaccttgctggttccttcgtaggtgacctctagcttcttccagatttcctgtgctgactcacaacctgaaatcttattataCTCTGCaacatctagagcacagtgaagcatgtttatagctggGGCATGGTTTTGCTatttcttgaggtcatcctctgaccacttagcctcttCATTGATGACCTTTTGcccatcaatagtttcatagggaacaaatgggccttggactatagaaatatatgcactcatatttgttgcctgaatgaaatttttcatcctgttcttccaaaaggtatagttagacccggaGAACAATGGAGGCCTAGAGATGGATAGTCCCTCAGagagtatctgagttgtctgattttcAGGGAGGAAATGAGTGCTGCTCTCGGCCAttatggggatcagctcaagatagttatatcttgtgcACTGAGCTGTTTAAGCTTTGATaacacttgttggtcccgtataacgtgacaagattagttccaagggggggggggtgttaggaactatttaaaaattttcatgAAGGCTGACTTATATTTTCACAAAGACTTTTACTAAGTCTTTTAGCACAACGATGCTGAGTAAGGTAAGAGGTaagcttagtcaactgctgACTAAAATTGCTTCTAccgtgagtcaggagatagcacttaagtctattcctgaactcaactctcagatcactcaactcagcgtgcgTTCTTTTTAGCGTTTTACTAGGCAGTAAGTAGCAAGCAAAATATAAAGGAGTAAAGGgtttagaaatatgttactcagtagacttatcctggtttggcctctccgcctacgtctagtcctcAGAATTCTTTCCGAgcttttcgaatcctctactgagtgCTTTAaatgtagagcacaaaccgtttacaaatagtcactgagtatacaagagtaccttcctctattcttctactcaatactatatctaccgctgagtgctataaccaagcaactcagcttctcctttctattcttctagaaatgataaagtgtttgttctaacaaaagctaagaacactttagatgaattgaATCACTCTAggcttttacacaaaaatatgaattggtgtaagaatttgctttgcttttcaagACAGAACTTTGAGTTgggatttggtcagcgtttcgacttaatgaagatctgcatcgaatgaagcatttgagaggcctatttatagtgacacttgaggcaccggtcatttcgaatttcgaaataaccgttggagggaaacgacttcctgtcaCTTTCATCCAGTCAGTGCTCAACGTCTTCGGCTAATAAGAacgttgcatcttctgtcttcgtcagggATCAGTTGCTTTTGCTCAGGCTGGTCAGAGTGTCTCCACATTTTGggaaaagtcttccagacagctttctgcttTGTCTAAACATTTCcttaagtggaaatactttgtctccaagttgtccaggccagctgctgacctgacttccttgtcgcttgactcagcagcttcgtcttgaagctattgagaaggcttctcgatccttctctttgTTGGGTTGCGTTTTGTTCTGCTTTGCTGCTATTTGTTCTGCTTGGGCTGTGTGGCTTTCAAcagttgacttgggcttgactttctcttgtgggcttttgggccttgTTCTTTTAATGTCTTGATTGTTAGAAAtccaattaactcaacattgagcaaacacattagtattaataaatcaaagcatttaaatttaatgtggtAGAATATTTTATTATGATGAATTAattattacttaaataattttgtcaaatcaaaatcatgtggaaaggtgtttcaacataaggACACTATCTGACCGCCAGGACTTAGACTCTTGATTTTTGTCCGTCAACTTCAATTATGCCCTGGATGCGACTGCCCCAACTTCCGTTGTGGTGTTATGATGAGGATTAAGGGTGCAACCGAGACGAAGCGAGTCGAACCCTAGGTAGGCTCGGTATTGGCTCTTTAATATCTCTAGTCGAGCCCTCTCGAATCGAGCTttgacgagctttgaccgagccgagctttgaccgaatctgGTCGAGCTTTGACCTAGcagagcttttatcgagcttctaacgagctttaaccaaattcatcatatatacatagaataagtagcataaaaaatagaaaagccttataacatactccatatgagtttaaaatatttataaagaaaaacaatcatgttattGTCGAGATTCAGAATAGTATATGGTACTTGTGATCGGAAAACACAAGCTCggagaaaaatttcaaacaatgacatatatattaaactttgtaatgtattttattccttatcaaaacctaattgtcTCGCTAAAGACTCAAATGTTTAAGCtttttttgtgtcatttttttGTATGAgttaaatcttatttgagttgtgaattgtgatgaaaactaataataaccaatgaaatatatattaaatatatatagtaattaaaaatactCGAGCCTGTTCGAGAGCTTTCGAGTCGAACCTGAGGAAGCTCAGACTCAACTCGTTAGTGCTCGAGCCGATCCCGAACTCGAGTCGAGCCCTATCGAACCGAGCTTTGATCGAGCTTTCACCGAGCCGAGCTCGAATAGTTTGAGAACTACCAAGGCTTGTTTGCACCCCTAATGAGGATGTCCTTTTGGGAATTACAGAGATTGTCAGCAAGCCTGTCAGGGTCGATGAGAATACTTTGCTAAGGACTAGAGGGAGGTTTGCGCGCACGTGTGTGTCGAAATTGACCTTTAGAAGCCGTTAATTGCTCAGTTTGTTCTAGATGGTTGTGAGCAACAGGTGGAGTATGAGAGGCTTCATATAGCTTGGACGAACTGCGGGAGATATAGTCATGAGAGGGAGGGATGTAGCTATCCTGGAGTCTTGAAAGTTGTGGTGCCAGCAACATCGGGAGATATGAAAGTCGAAGCATGCGAGGTTGCGGCAATACAACTGACTCAGCCAGTCCTACAGCTACTTCGGTTACTCTAGTTAATGAGTATGGTGTTTAGATGATGGTATCAAAACGGAAATTGTCAAATAGAGGTTGTGGGCCGTATATCATGCCACTTGGTCGGTGGGTTGAGGTTGTGGAACCTACACAGAACCCCTTTACCATGTTAACTGATAAATGGATAAAATCTGGAAATCTCACAGAGTTCTGTGTTCATCATAATAGTTCAATACCAAGAGATCAAAGTGCCCTGACTGGCGCTAGGCGTGGCCATAGTGTCGTGAATCCTGCAAGAGGGAACTCTGCTTCTTTGTCACGTGGTTGTGAAGTTGTTAGCATCTCGAACTCTTTCGAAGGCCTAACTGATACCGCATGTGCGAAGGCCTAACTGATACCGTATGTGCGGAGGTAATGGATGTCGCTGTAGTGAATATTTTTTCGGGGGGCGGGGGGTAGTCAATCTCACGTTGTTGGGAGGGGTAAGAGGGTTCAACTTGAGGTCGCTAGTGAAGGTCCTTTTCCTGGTGCTCGATTGGTGGGTTTGCTTGTTGGAATAGGGggcaaataataatttatatgaGACGGGACTGGATATAATCTTGCCCCCATGGCGCGAACAGGCAAAGGTATCCCTGTCCCGTGGGGATCCTCGTCTCTGCCCCATTAATCCCCAATTATTCCCCGTGATAATTAATTTTTGGatgatttaaatatattttaattaagtgGTTGATTGTTAAAATGCATTCCCCTTACATCTCTATTAAGTTATATGCAGCAAATTTAGCTTTTAGCATTTTATTAGaatatttgtaattttattaaaactagtcgaaaacccgtgcgatgcacgggatatgaaacttttatataatttagataaataaataaattgatatatttacttttaagtaattttatatcatgctatgaaatttttttatattatgtatagttgaaattaatatatatttttattgataattcaaattaaattaaatttattttgaaaataattgattaattttttatagaattttaattaatagtgaatgatttatttctttttacaaaattcaatgatttgtactctttagtaattttaataataataataaaataggagattaattaagaaatatattagaatataatggaaaaccaaaaattgaattaaactacaattaaaattaaatattatatctacgatacaaaagaattacaatctatgttaaaatggaagcaatatcaatatattatgctacaaactattacaatcagtatttttctaatgttgcacatgaatgaactttatcaattcaatatgttacatataaaaagaaaaaaaaactcataaaaattagtcacaaatttatcttgatgataatcatcttacttgatggaatttcatgatcactaagtattcgaattcaattatttattCTACTACAATAatccaatatatctaattgaatcagcttaatgtggcgatttctcctattttcatctcgtaatatctcatcaagacattcaatcaatttgttcttcattctttcacttatagaatatcagccacgctcgcagatatcacttatttgatttcattaatattttctaataattatatattcttgaatttcgtaagcaagaaaaacaaataaaagaatagaaaacaaaaatgaatggacaaaaaatataattatgagagaactatcttcctctcattttttttcgaaaataagagagaatgttaagatataagcatataaagaggagagtggaaatattttttgctcactatttaaattttttattttttcttaatgaagtattaagtccactcagtacaaaaaaaaacgttttataattcatatgtgaaattaattctattaattagaatcattatgctcaacatttaagaatttaaagagatttaaataataatattttttaattaatattttccaacaacttgtcctatgatcatgtttcattttcatctgttcaaaactcttgaaatactaacaatttgtacaaaccataatataatagttaaaaactatataaaccAATAttgcaaaaacaattatctcaatatcctataattaatgtacatttttaggattttgagcatcaaaatttatttttatttaccttcattttgaattcgtatctagcataatccaaattcttcaagaataaacatcttatcaagtgcattagacgcttacaatctctttgtctagagaactggaaaaaaataacttcttgataataataataataataatataacataatttataattgaaataaacttcgttgtaagtataatatttcaatacctctttaatattttatttaatatgtctcaaacttcaatgaacaactattatgtgaaactttatatctatttgtatcaaaatgcataaaaaataaaaaaaatacaatccatatcagttagataaactcaaactaaaaaaatgagtggatttcaacagtttcgaattagaaaaattaatctaacttcaattaaagctaaaaattgaattcatataaatccgaaaatctaaattttagttagagttaacaattgaaacgataacacctagcaacgtatactaaaaaagaatgcaaatatacaaaatctttattttagtcattttgaaaaaaaaagacaaataaaaaagaaaacatgaataAGGTAgtgagaggtatggaatctgggtaaccacagaaatggaattttatctctgaaagatgaaataacaacaactattgtttaataaaaataaaacaacaacacaattgagaacaaaaataactacaacatatgaaaaaattgaataattaccttgagaaacgtaagaatttcttgtactttttgacacttttgtatttccgattttagttgtccatacATCTACTATTTCTATCGTTACCCATGTTCCATACAtcaacatggataaggtagcgagaggtatagaacctgggtaacgatacaaatggatctgaaagatgaaactataacaactattgtttaacaacaacacaattgagaacaaaataactataacatatgaaaaaaatcgaatatttaccttcagaaatataatactatctatgatgactaatgaatataattacctatcatgctttatatagaagtttatttatgacttttggatttcctttgctttgtgttttttcatcttcccgtaacttttactttcttttattgttttaattaatgggctaataattgtttaatttattataaatataaatctgttgtttttaattaattaaatctttttaatcttgattttttactacgttgacaagtCATCAAAAAAGCCTCTAAAACACATTTCcttatttctctctgcttccgctattatatatagtatagatatctCAAATATCTTGGATATAAATGATTTGATTATTAGTAATACAATAAATATGAccagttttttctaattttcgataatatatgactaaaattgatcttgttcaaaaactttaaaattaaatttgcaCTATTTCATACGTTAAAACTAGATTTATGTTTCCCTTAAAGTGTTAGGGTTAAGTGTGCTAGGGTTAAACTTGATCTTTACCTGTTAAAATCTTAatcatataattatttaaaattaaaattcattaAACAAAGATTAGGCAACCTTATCATGGGACTATAATCATGTATTAATAACCCAACATCATCATGTTTCTATCATCAAAGGTCCATTATCCTTCAATCATGCACCAGTTTAAGCCCCATAAAACGTAGAAAAAGAAACCCCCAAAAagtagaaaaagaaaataataaagagAAATAAAGCAGTCAAAAGATAAAGCATCTgcataataaagaaaaaagaaaagatccTCGAGATTCCCATGCAAACATCAGCAGCCTCCATAAATCTATTTATATTAATTGCATAAGCTCTTATATAATCTAATCTAATCTAAATctgattcttttttttaaatcctaatctgattttttttaatcaccAAATTAGGACAGTAATTAAGAACACCCTCCCTTCCTTCTCAGGCAGACACACCGCACATGGATTCTACAGTCTTCTTTAATGCCATATACATACGAAATTAAAAGCAAACTAAATGCAACAATTTTTACTGCTATTATTTCACAGTTTCACCACGGACCCTCATCTGGATAATCAAACGGCGTCTCCTCCACCGTATTAGTATCCAGTAGATCCGGGTGCACGAACCCATACTTTCTCAGCACTTGATTATCAGCGAAGTTCAACGCTTTGACCATCCCGTTCCAGCAGCTATCCCCTTCGTACATCTTATTGTGGTCCCCACTACACGGCTGACATCCCGTAAAATGCGTGATGAACGGCCTCCTCCAACTCCCTTTCCCGTTTCCGGCCGCCTTCAAATGCTTCTCCCTAAACGCACCGTATTGCTCACTCACCTTCTCTGCGTGCCTTCTCCTTAATTTCGGATCTCCCCTCTCGATTTCTGTGTACTTGTCGGTTATGTTATCGTACGTCGAAACTATGTCAAACCAGTATCCCTCGAAATAGTATTCCCCTTCGAGATAAATCTTGTCCATTAATTCCTTATCTTTATATATCATGTAGATCAGAGCTGATTGATCGTCGGATTCCGGGAACAGTTTGTCTTTGAATAATGACCGTTGGATTTTTCCCCATTTTTTGAAATCAGAGCTCATTGGACCCATATTCGCCCATTTGTCCATAAAATCCATGGACCACTGACAATTTCGGATCAGGAAAACGCCGGCGTTTAGAGAAGTCCAACTCTTCGCACCATAGATTAACTTCTCCCAGCCGTGAACCACCAGATTATGGTTTTTGAAATCATACCGGCGTAACGGTAGCTTGTACTCCATATCGGTAAACATAGCGTCGGAATCCACCCACCAGATCCACTCCGCCTCCGGATGAGCTAGCATCGCCGCCTTCACCACCGGATATTTAGCCCAGAAACTCGGCATTTTCGGATGGAGGAGGACGTTGTTGTAGAAAATATCGTAGCCGTGGATTCTACAGTAATCGACTTTGTTTTTGAAGAATCGTAGAAGAAAATGGTCTCCGATAGGATTTTTACACGGCTTGGACTGCGATCCAGTAACCATCACAACTCGATCACGTGCGCCGGCGGCGAAAGAAGGATGAAGCTTCAGCCACTCTTTCCTCTTCTCATCCCAATTTTTAATAGGCTTTTCAATCGAATAACTCAGTTCCGGATCGTCATAAAAAGTTCGATCAGGCGGATCAAATCGGAGATTAACCGCCGGCTCATCTTGAACGCGACTATTTGAAGCACCAATGTTAGGCTGAAAAGTGTTAGTGATAGTAGGGCCAGCGTAAGACCAAAAAGACCATACGAGTAAGAAAGCAAGCAAAGCTCCGCCGAGATAGAGAAAGCCGTCGTTGAAAACAGAAGACGATTTATTTCTGTAAGTAGATTTGGCCATTGGAGAGAACTGAGACTTGGTGGACGGCTCCGTCGTgaccattattattatatatgcGAAGTCTGTTTGGATATTAGCAAATACATCACAAGGGGGGAGTAAAAAATGGCTAAGAATCTCAAAAAAAAGAGGAAGGGTTTTAAGTAAGGAGGAGAGTGGGCGTTTTTAGTTGAAAATGAGAGGAAACCATGAAGTGCGGAAGGAAGGGTGGGGTACTGTGTATGTGATGGAGTTGTCACGTCCTCATAATGCCACGTCGACAATTGCACGTGACAGATCTTACCGACACTTTCCAAAGATTTCTCTATAATCTCCGTTATTTACGTtcatttcttttattgtttattggttttaaaaaaatttccttgttttattagaagaaattgctcctttgttttgatagtaTACACGTTAAAGAAATGTTTATTAATACTTTGTGATCAAATCAAGCTTGCTTAGTTTCATTTTTGTTTATTCAGAAAAAGATCCAATTCACAATTAATTTCATAAAATTAGAGATTAAGGTTTAACCTTTTCATAATTATTCAGTTGGATTAGGAATGCTAAGGGATACAGTCAAAGGCAAgattttcatactttaattaaAGAGAAATTTCAAAGCTATCGTATTGAACTTTTAAACTTGTAAGTCAATACTATCCGGTCCTAATTGAATAAAaacgagataaaaaaaaatcataacacGGATGTTTGAGATCCTAGGATGGAGTAAATTACatttatggccactgaactttactcattaacattatggtcactgaactttaattcttaacagtatagccactgaattttatactttttaatacTGGTGGctactcaacgcctcaaaataaCTGTTGacggtctaaaaataaaaaatccaaagcgttaaagatattctaaggaactttaattcttgaaaattttcgtttttaggtcatttaggtgttgttttgttaggagagagagtgaatttttagagagagaaatgtccaaaaaatgtggtttcatggtaaatgtcgttctgaacaattttaattcttgaatattttcattttgaggtcgttaacggtcacttTGAGTAGTTAGTTAAAATTTAGTAGTTATCAGTGttaaaaaaagtgtaaagttcagtggcaataccgttaagaattgaagtttagtagctacaatgttaaaataggtaaagttgagtgaccatgggtgtaatttaccccatgtTGATGCGCATGTTAGGTTTACTTAGAAAGACTAGAAGAGTAAATTATTTCACTTAATTAGAATGTGTATTGATTAATCATGTGTATATACAATAGTCCTATAAGATAAAGATTAGGAATAAACAAGAGATGATTACTAAATAGAAGATAATTATCGTTAGATAATCAAGTGataaatacataataaaaatgtaatCATGTTATAGTGTATCTGTTATCTAAGATTTTAatccttttattataaatttcaCAATTGCCTAACGAAGAATGAAAACTTTCCTTTATAGATGAAGTGAAGTATAATTGTGCTAATAAAGAGCCTTATCATCTATTGAGCTGACAATTCCTGAATGATGTGTTATCTTTTCGAAAACTAGTCATCTTATCTTAGAGATAATGTTTTATCTGCCATCTTCTGAATAATGTAATTCAAACTGTTGATAATGCTATCTTCTTTTGATAAGTGGGTGTCTATGGATAATAAttcattacttttttttaaagtcTTAATTTTGCCTAAACTGCCCCGAGAGTTTTTAGTCCAtcaaaattctttattttacatcttattattttatttttacattacCAATTCAAACATTATTTACATAACAATTTCTGTAAAAGGAGCTTGAGAATCTTAAAAATGACATGGTTGAGGAGGAGTTGTATCATTTGAAATGCTCATTTCTTAACATGTCTTTGAAAAAATGTCCGCCACTTATGCTTCTGATTTAGTTGAGGATAATAAGTTGATTAATGCTCTTATTTCTCAAAAACTCCGATGCTTGcggttgttgttgctgtttagAAGATCTCTCGCTCAAATAATAAATGAGTACGTACCGCTTCTTGTTAGCTTGACGTCGAATGATTCCCACCATTTTACCCTGTATTCTCGATAAAGAATTGTGAGAGAATTATCTGGTGAAAAATGATATGTCCACGTGATAATCAATGGTACATGAAATATAGCAGAAAAATTGAAAAGCATATTATGTGGGGCCAATGGGTTTTGAGGAATTCCACTGTTATAGCTCAATAATTTGTTAGATAAatattttctcattttcataTTCATTAGAGATGGCAACGGTTAGTGTCAATCTCAAACTCTTactcgtttattttttaattactcgtatccatctcattaccctaacgggtatactttttgcattcCATACTCGTTCCCTTTAATTTTCGAGTACCCACGGGTACCTTGCCCATTAagaatcaatacataaaataaaaaatattacaaatttcgTGGCCAGCAGTCCCACCCATAGAGGTGCAAACCATCTGCGAAAGTGAATAGCCACTGCTGTCGGCGGTGGATACACttacgaaccaaaaaaaaaattacaaatttaacaaagtataaatttaataattcatcaataaatcatccatctaaaagTTGAATAAActaaaccttaattaataagaataaagtagtttaATGCTATCACTCACTGGTCGATGAAcaaaagattttgatttgaatctcatatcttacatctaaaaaacagtaatattttttaatatataaaagagttatgacgggtaccgggtatcctagggtattctcatacccatcgcgggtaatggttttgatctcatacctgTCTAATACCATTTTATACAGAATATGGATAGTCTCATTAGAATTTGTAGTATCGGGTACCGGCGGGTACGGTACCCGTTGTCATCTCTAATATACATGAATGAAGGTTAAATTACATCCATGCTCTAAATTTTGTACTTATTTTTCGTTATACTTCTTGAATTTCAAAATCGAACATTATAACGTTTTTTTACACTAAACTAACATAATCACTACTTTTATTGTTGATCACGTCAAAATTACCAATGATGaactcaaattaaaaaaaaaatcaagaattaaaattgtttagaactatattttctatggaaccaccattttttattttccaaacaaTCATTTTCTCTTCTAAacaaataacatttaaataaaattaaaattaaaaaattaaagttgttctaAATATCATTTCTCTCGGTATATAACGAAGGGTTACCTATTATTAAAATGATAATATTGATCAACGTTAAAAGAGATTATTACGTTAGTAAAATGTAAGATTTAGAAACTATAATGTCGTGTTTTGAAATACATGGACTTAATAAAAGTAAGTGCAAAAGTTCAGGGTGTAATTTACACCGTGAATGAACAATTATGAGATGTTACCAtttcattcataaaaaaaataaaataaaaaaaaacataattaagccTCTGAACCGTATagctgttttaaggatcaagctaCTGATCAATTATTCTTCAATATTGAAtccttgatcattgattttgttatggatttggttCTTCTTTAATTTTTCCATCGAGTTTGGGAGAGcagaagatcgatttggcgattctaatGCTGAAAATCACAGAATAGAAGAAAAGAatatcgagtttggaagaacctaatagaaattaatttatgtaattGCTTGTTACTTTTTATTCTCTATCTATCCTAGTCgataaactcttatttttatatGTCCACATCAATAAGCTTAATCACCCTAACAATGCGTGCTGCCCAAATTCgacagaaaagttaaataagggtcaagtccataacagaatcaatgattaaggattcaatatgaaaaaataattgatcaggggtCTGATCCTTAAAACGGATAAAGTTCAAGggcttaaatatgctttttgtctaaaaaaaagtaaaaaaaaaaaacgcttAATAGTACATCATTTGCTCATGAACTTATCTAAAAAGTTTAATTGACTTcttgaattttcaaagtgtctcgatagctccTTTAACTTGCCTAAAATGTTTACTTAGcctctaaacttgcataaaatgtaatcaattaaatactcagttgCCAAAATTAAGTTgcatgcggaagatatgttacaaGTTCCTTTGAATTTTGttaatagattaaaaaagaaaatcttattataaaacttatcttctctaatattagaatcgcataCCCCAACCTTaatcgttttattttttttaaaagcttGCAATACAAGTTCCATATTTAATCTACTTTTGTGCAACTAAGTGATTAATTTGTTATATTTAAGCAAGTTCCTAtaaaagagaaataaattatCCATGGCAACTAATAGTAATAATGATAAGAAAGAGAAATATGCAAGCTGTGGTGGGAGCAACTCCGATAACAGGCAACTGCGACATTTCAGAACAAAGATTGGTCTATTTCATGTGACTGTCAGACATTTGTGTTGTGGCTCCCCTCAATTTAAAACTAACTATTCTTATCCTTTGATTTGAAAATATTTATATCAGCTTTCATAGCTCAGTTGGTTAGAGCACCCGTTTAGTAAGCGGGAGGTCTTGAGTTCAACTCTCAATGAAAGCATTTTTTAGATAATTTTTTACaatgaatttgtatttttttgtttaaattatatcatttcGTACGCTTAAGCGTAAGTATGAACTTCCTAAAAACAATAAAGACAAATTTGGATCTTAAATTCAACTCTCAATGAAAGCATTTTTAGATAATTTTTCATaatgaatttgtattttttttttaaattatatcatttcGTACGTTAAGCGTAAATATAAACTTCCTAAGAACAATAAAGAAAAATTTGGATCTTATTCAACTCTCAATAAAAGCATTTTTAGATAATTTTTCATaatgaatttgtattttttttaaattatatcatttcGTACGTTAAGCGTAAGTATGAACTTCCTAAGAATAATAAAGACAAATTTGGATCTTAAGTTCAACTCTCAATGAAAGCGTTTTTAGATAATTTTTCATaatgaatttgtatttttttttttaaattata comes from the Euphorbia lathyris chromosome 5, ddEupLath1.1, whole genome shotgun sequence genome and includes:
- the LOC136229958 gene encoding putative glycosyltransferase 7 — protein: MVTTEPSTKSQFSPMAKSTYRNKSSSVFNDGFLYLGGALLAFLLVWSFWSYAGPTITNTFQPNIGASNSRVQDEPAVNLRFDPPDRTFYDDPELSYSIEKPIKNWDEKRKEWLKLHPSFAAGARDRVVMVTGSQSKPCKNPIGDHFLLRFFKNKVDYCRIHGYDIFYNNVLLHPKMPSFWAKYPVVKAAMLAHPEAEWIWWVDSDAMFTDMEYKLPLRRYDFKNHNLVVHGWEKLIYGAKSWTSLNAGVFLIRNCQWSMDFMDKWANMGPMSSDFKKWGKIQRSLFKDKLFPESDDQSALIYMIYKDKELMDKIYLEGEYYFEGYWFDIVSTYDNITDKYTEIERGDPKLRRRHAEKVSEQYGAFREKHLKAAGNGKGSWRRPFITHFTGCQPCSGDHNKMYEGDSCWNGMVKALNFADNQVLRKYGFVHPDLLDTNTVEETPFDYPDEGPW